A section of the Sander vitreus isolate 19-12246 chromosome 19, sanVit1, whole genome shotgun sequence genome encodes:
- the faah2b gene encoding fatty-acid amide hydrolase 2-B codes for MAPLSLLEKAQVWLFKAVFGVLFTLFRLLSPRRPVMSGKKLPPISNPLLFVSATQLAKKIRRKEVSSVEVVRAYIDRIQEVNPFVNAVTKDRFDAALQEATQVDKLIEEETGGEEVLEDRLPLLGVPISIKESFALQGMPYTSGMVSRRGVVATVDAPVVALLKRAGAIPIGVTNTSELCMWFESHNHLHGITNNPYDLERIPGGSSGGEGSILGAAGSVIGVGSDIGGSIRMPCFFNGIFGHKPTPGVVSWENQYPPCTGRHEEYISNGPMCRYAEDLLPMLEIMAGPKAHMFSLDRKVDLKKLRFFTIPHDGGFPLSYPVSKELMDIQRKVVERLEADLGVQVQEVCFPELRYSFQIWNNYMGLPDKEGKPPQAFAELMGEPGRPVWPLWELLKWMMGKSEHTMAAIGLSLLEMTHVSKPSPFIIQQKEKLQKEVDELLGTDGVFLYPSHPRVAPKHHHPLFRPFDFTYTAIINILGLPVTQCPLGLGEEGLPLGLQVVAGKLQDHLTLEMALYLEKTFGGWRDPGAN; via the exons ATGGCACCACTGAGCCTTCTGGAAAAGGCTCAGGTATGGCTCTTCAAGGCGGTCTTTGGAGTCCTCTTTACGCTGTTTCGGCTCTTGTCCCCTCGGAGACCCGTTATGTCCGGGAAGAAGCTCCCGCCCATCAGCAACCCTCTGCTGTTCGTGTCGGCGACGCAGCTCGCCAAGAAGATCCGGAGAAAAGAG GTGTCAAGTGTAGAGGTGGTGCGGGCTTACATTGACAGGATCCAAGAAGTCAACCCTTTTGTGAACGCAGTTACAAAAGACAG GTTCGATGCTGCCCTCCAGGAGGCGACCCAGGTCGACAAGCTGATTGAGGAGGAAactggaggagaggaggtgcTGGAGGACCGACTGCCTTTACTGGGAGTCCCAATCTCTATCAAAGAGTCCTTTGCCCTCCAGG GCATGCCCTACACTTCCGGTATGGTCTCCAGACGAGGAGTCGTGGCCACCGTGGACGCTCCTGTGGTGGCCCTGCTGAAGAGAGCGGGGGCCATCCCGATCGGCGTCACCAACACCAGTGAGCTGTGTATGTGGTTTGAAtcccacaaccatctccacggCATCACCAACAACCCGTACGACCTGGAGAGGATACCAGGAGGGAGTTCAG GTGGGGAAGGCAGTATACTGGGAGCAGCAGGCTCAGTCATCGGCGTGGGCTCAGACATCGGCGGCAGCATCCGTATGCCCTGTTTCTTCAATGGAATATTTGGCCATAAACCCACTCCTG GTGTCGTGTCCTGGGAGAACCAGTACCCTCCGTGCACTGGCAGACATGAGGAGTACATCAGCAATGGTCCAATGTGCCGCTATGCTGAGGACCTGCTGCCCATGCTCGAGATCATGGCGGGACCCAAAGCTCACAT GTTTTCCTTAGACAGAAAGGTTGACCTGAAGAAACTGCGGTTCTTCACCATCCCTCATGATGGCGGCTTTCCTCTGTCATACCCCGTCAGCAAAGAGCTCATGGACATTCAGAGAAAG GTGGTGGAGCGTCTGGAGGCTGACCTCGGAGTGCAAGTCCAAGAAGTGTGTTTCCCTGAGCTCCGCTACAGCTTCCAGATCTGGAACAACTACATGGGTCTTCCTGACAAAGAGGGAAAG CCTCCTCAGGCATTTGCTGAGCTGATGGGAGAACCAGGTCGACCCGTGTGGCCTCTGTGGGAGCTGCTGAAATGGATGATGGGGAAATCAGAGCATACCATGGCTGCTATCG gTCTTTCCCTGCTGGAGATGACCCATGTGTCCAAACCCTCGCCCTTCATCATCCAGCAGAAGGAGAAGCTGCAGAAGGAAGTGGACGAGCTGCTGGGGACCGACGGTGTTTTTCTTTACCCCTCGCACCCCCGGGTGGCTCCCAAACACCACCACCCGCTCTTTAGACCTTTTGATTTCACCTACACAG CTATAATCAACATCCTCGGGCTGCCGGTCACCCAGTGCCCTCTGGGTCTGGGTGAGGAAGGTCTGCCCCTGGGTCTGCAGGTCGTTGCTGGGAAGCTGCAGGATCATCTAACCCTCGAGATGGCTCTCTACCTGGAGAAGACGTTCGGAGGCTGGAGGGACCCCGGGGCCAactaa